A region of Pyxidicoccus parkwaysis DNA encodes the following proteins:
- a CDS encoding serine/threonine protein kinase, which produces MASDVFNPSSLLPGMHVGPWRLLEPRGRGSYGLVFRAVHAEHQGAEAVALKLAQHLGDARFAREAELLSRIRHPAVPRLLGHGQWQPWEGLSYPWLAMEWIEGLPLYGWAQVQRPSSRQVLQLLARLARALDATHSAGGLHRDVKGENILVRRSDAQPFLMDFGSGHFLGAATLTIEAYPPGTLAYRAPEAWLYIPRSGKIPAVPYSPRPTDDLFALGVTAFRLITGKYPPVPNPEEEDAWLWRPEALETWTARACNRRCIPELSALVSRMLAPNARARGSAREVAEALEQAARRAGREADVPLFTGEEPRPAGLFALPQHVTVQRPPRPRRWPWFTAAGLGGALALSAAGLLSVSRSEEPATHQFAEQNESEEARDGGTVAAGDTALIARVAPPRAPSVLSPIAVELPPKPLPGQRRPDGNGRCPGKVQVAINGGCWRKVPVDMKDCDVEEGFEYRGACYIPVPSPSRPATSAPVERDDSP; this is translated from the coding sequence ATGGCGTCTGACGTCTTCAATCCTTCAAGCCTGCTCCCCGGAATGCACGTCGGCCCGTGGCGTCTGCTGGAGCCGCGCGGCCGGGGCTCCTACGGCCTCGTCTTCCGCGCCGTCCACGCCGAGCACCAGGGCGCCGAGGCCGTGGCCCTCAAGCTGGCCCAGCACCTGGGGGATGCGCGCTTCGCGCGTGAGGCCGAGTTGCTCTCCCGCATCCGCCACCCCGCCGTCCCTCGCCTGCTGGGCCACGGCCAATGGCAACCCTGGGAGGGGCTGTCCTACCCCTGGCTCGCCATGGAGTGGATAGAGGGCCTGCCTCTCTATGGGTGGGCCCAGGTTCAGCGCCCCTCTTCCCGGCAGGTGCTTCAGCTTCTCGCGCGCCTGGCCCGAGCCCTGGACGCCACCCATTCGGCAGGCGGCCTCCACCGCGATGTGAAGGGCGAGAACATCCTCGTCCGCCGCTCGGACGCTCAGCCCTTCCTCATGGACTTCGGCTCCGGGCACTTCCTGGGCGCCGCCACTCTCACCATCGAGGCCTATCCTCCCGGCACCCTCGCCTACCGCGCTCCCGAGGCGTGGCTCTACATCCCACGCTCCGGAAAAATCCCCGCTGTCCCATACTCCCCAAGGCCCACGGATGACCTCTTCGCATTGGGTGTCACCGCCTTTCGGCTCATCACCGGCAAGTACCCGCCGGTGCCCAACCCGGAGGAGGAGGACGCCTGGCTCTGGCGTCCCGAGGCGCTGGAGACCTGGACCGCGCGAGCCTGCAACCGCCGCTGCATTCCGGAGCTGAGCGCGCTGGTGTCCCGCATGCTCGCACCCAACGCCAGGGCGCGAGGCAGCGCGCGGGAGGTGGCGGAAGCACTGGAGCAGGCGGCGCGCAGGGCGGGACGTGAGGCCGACGTGCCCCTCTTCACGGGAGAAGAGCCGAGGCCCGCGGGCCTCTTTGCCCTCCCCCAGCACGTCACGGTGCAGCGCCCTCCTCGCCCGCGCCGGTGGCCCTGGTTCACGGCCGCTGGCCTCGGAGGCGCACTGGCGCTGAGCGCCGCGGGATTGCTGAGCGTGAGTCGTTCCGAGGAGCCCGCGACGCACCAGTTCGCCGAGCAGAATGAGTCAGAAGAGGCAAGGGATGGCGGCACCGTGGCCGCCGGGGACACCGCGCTGATAGCGCGGGTGGCGCCCCCGCGAGCCCCCTCCGTGTTGTCACCCATCGCGGTAGAGCTGCCACCCAAACCCCTCCCAGGACAGCGGCGCCCGGACGGTAACGGCCGTTGTCCCGGCAAGGTGCAGGTCGCAATCAACGGCGGTTGTTGGAGGAAGGTGCCC